Within Styela clava chromosome 8, kaStyClav1.hap1.2, whole genome shotgun sequence, the genomic segment TCAAACAGTGTCTTTTCATCTCTATTCATACCCCTTTCCAACGCCTCTAAAGCTCTCCTGCACTTAGAATCAATTGGTGACAGACTCTCGTACATTTTGGAAGCCGGGGATGCTAAAGCACTTGTAATTTGATCATTTAGATTTAGCTCAACAACATCTGATGTATTACAACCAGGATCGGGTGATCGAGATGTAGATGGCTGGTCATCCAATATATCAGACATATTCAAAGTGATAAGTGCGTCTTCAGGCTGTTCGTCGTCAAATAAAAGTAAATCCAAGTACGACACATCATGATCTAGTTCATTCGACGCCAACATGCTTTTAGTCGGGAATTCTATATTTCCACCTTCAATAAACTTTGGGTCAGCAAGCGACATTGGGGCCATGTCGAGATTATCGAAGACAGGTTCTACGTCAGTAATCGCAGAGCCATTCGCTTCCCATATCTGTTGTTGAGAATTAGCGTGGGCCGGGGGCTTTGGGGATTTTGACATTGATGGTTCATCGTCAACAAATATGGTGGACGGTAATGCTTTTTCCAAATCCACAGCTCCAATATTTGGAGGCCAGACGCCACATGATTTGAATGAATTTACTATCACATCCAAGCATGAGGTTCGTAAGTACGCCTGGGTAAAAACTCGACCAAACGTGTACTTATCAACCACACACTGCTCTTTTCCAAAAAAAGAATCACAACAGCGACTCCAATTTCCTTTGAAAGGGCCATAAAATCCTTTGTCCAGTGGCTGCAGAATATGTGTAGTGTGGGCAGGCAAACAGTAGAGAATGATATTATTTTCTCGGGCTAACGTGCTTGTGCGAAAATCTTTGTGGGACGTGTGACCATCAAGAAGAAGTACGACGGCCCCCCTTGTTGACTTGTTAGGTAAATTAGGTATGAATAGTTGTTCCATCCAGTCATAGAATGAATCTTTAGTCATCCAGCCCTTATCAGTCACATGACATCTGCTGCCATCGGGAAAATCCAGTGCATGAGACGGATTCATACGCTTGCCGGGGAAAAGTATGTAGGGCGGAAGGATGTTACCGCTGGCGCTGATGCAAATCAGCACCGTGATTTGAGTTTTATTGCTGCTGGTGATGTTATAGCAGGTTTTCATCCCTCTGCCAGCCACGACTTTTTTACCGGCTTTCGTTTGAAAAGAAAATCCGGTTTCGTCGCAGTTGTATATACTACTTCCGTTCGTGATGTTGTTTTCCTCTAACATTGCCGTGTACTTTTCCATCCAACTGCTCACCTTTTTTTCCGAACAAGCCATGGCTCGCGCCACCTCCAATTTTTCCGTTGTCATGGTTTTCAGGTCCGGGTTCCGCGACAAGAATCCGCACCACCAGGAGTCACTTGGGAGATTATTCCTAAAATACCGCACACGCTTTCCCGACAGATCTAGCATGTTTTTTACCGTTTGAAGCACCTGAAAAAggtaattatttgaaaaaatgctaTCACTCAGATTTGGTGTAGATTAGGATATGTCTCACGTCTCTCTTGCCCATCCCGAGTCCACGCTTGGCCATGTCCTTCAAAAATGTTTTCAGCGACTCTTCCTCTTCGGATGATAAAGCAGTGGGGGGCCCACGTTTAGGCATTACATCCAATGACCTTTTTCCTTGAAAATGTAAGATATGACGCCGTTACTATGATAAATTGGAatgatttgtaataaaaaaaatatacataccTGTTATACGATCGGTCAAAGTAGATTTGGGGATTCCGTAACGCTCTGCTGCTTCGCGATgagacatttttttttcagtaatggcTTTTAAAGCttctttcaaattttccttCGTGTACTTCATTTTACGTTTTGTAATGTGTCCaggcatttttttaatttaatatatctgtACGGAAGAAAAACTAACGAAgttcataaaatttcattttttttttcatttcggcCAACAGGATGGATGTTTCCGTGACCCTTGACCCCATAAAAATTCTCTTTAATTTTTGGAAGCActactaaaaactgacaaataaaaaTCTCTCTCTTTGAATAGCACGCATAACTACGAAagcgaggcaatgtttacaaccatgcatGTATATCTGCCTGGCCCGCTGCACTAATTCAGTCATACTCACCTCGTGTCAATTTATCAATAAATGTTGCTTAGGCCAGGAATATTCTGACAATTAAACTTCTACGCGTTGATTCTAATAAGTTAAAGGACGAACTGTTAACTCAACCTTTTAGAACATAACCCGTCAAATTACAAACGAAGCACCGCATGGCAGCAGTCAAACACACAAAAACatggtggtcgcaaattggctGCCGAATATATTATCGACTTATTGGGAATGCGCACCCCCccattcccccccccccccccccttttgatgTAGCAACGTGAAATTTTGAAGATGGTTAAATAAACCACAACTCCACTCACCTGccaattttcatgtttttatctaTCATATTTCTATAGATTTTCAAGCTATTCCAAAGGGACGATGGGTAGTTGGCAACATGAAAAAATAgtccgttttttttcttcggtcggtttttcggtcgtaacttttttgtttgtggccgcattttagtgtaatttcgcagagctacgagggataagtggGCGATAGCGTGTGAGAAATATCGTCGCGGtccgttaattttttcggcattaattaaatcgatgaagttgatgacCGCAAATAGGTCGTGtccgcaaagtgggtaagccaccctacCTACCTTTGCTTTTTCCATGTTCTGTATGAAGTGGTTAGTTCCACATGAAATTTAATCCTACCTTGATCTTGTAGAATACCATTTATTCATTGATCATGTGCCTTCCAGTTACACACTGAAGTTCAATTTTCTTACCATAAAAGgttaaattatttatgactACCGGTACTACAGTTGCATGCATACCATACTACTGGTAGGCTTCCTGTTCGTGAAACTTCATTTTTACCATTGATACCTAAACAACTGTAGACCTGCACCATACAATGTTCTACATACGACCACAGTCACTTCACAATGGTACCATTGTTACTTTGCAGCTATCGTCATGGCTACTTAGATAATTGGTGCACGGAGTCGTTtcttgttttgttgttgttgaaacgcGAGATTACTGGGCATACCTGGTTGGAATGCCTTgacgtatttatatttattttcaaattaacgtatatatgatactgtatatacacagttcgactttttttgttttgttattatttccttgttagacttgcttatgggtgccgctgctcgataaccaaatttggtttctcgcggctcccctcaccctgaaatgcctttttatttatttattgcaatttgtatatcaagtgtgcatttagtatggtgagaaaataaactactgattactgattctTTTGTATtaacatgtttttgttttaggGACGCTGGAACAAGAGACCTGATCAAGCATGCCATGGCGCAGTGCTATATACCAGCTATGTTTATTACGTCCATATTCAAATCACTGAACGAAAAGATGCAAACTCAAGATCTTcgccgaatattttcaaaacacatgGCTATACAACAGTGTCTGGACTCCCAATGATTGGTCAGTATTCGACGTAGAAATAAGAACCAACAATCATCTGGAAGGTTGGCACCGCCATTTTAACAGTATAACTCGGAAAAATATGCCTTTTTACAGTTTAATCTCAACAATGTACGAGGTAAGTATAGGGATAGAGGCGGACGTTGTGGGGCGTGTCAACGGCAGGTATGCGGAAGCCAACGAGAGGGTGCAACGTGTCTGGGAACAGAACAAGGAAAGAGAGTTATcagtctaacttcgctaacgttactccaatttcgtctgtagactgtatttgtattcgtacaacatgatcaaaataagccacttatacaaataaaaatgctttctagagcatATTTATGTGTTTTTCTCAACActtgagcactaaaaatatcaaaaacgcatttctatagacctaaaacaccaccgtagaaaatgtcaaaagacggacaactcaccaggcctccaggtagtcgagttgtccgtgtagtcgagttgtccgcctccctcTTTGATTACCGGAACGGACCCTAAATAATCGAAACGGAGCAGAATTTCCACGTAAACCTACCGGAACGGACATGTAGCTAACTTTAAATAGGTATTACTATTTTATACACTTCTATGTCATTTTCAGCTAaatcacaagcgagcagatgtaaacaaacattctccgctgaaaagtcgctcagacaactttggacgcgttccgcacaggttgctggcggtttaggcagatctttgtgcttttttcgctttttgttttcttcacagGGCTGCGAGAATTAGAAAGCGGTAATACTGTACCGgtatgttacttgttgcaaatcaCGTTCACGAAATCTTTATATCTATACTAAAAGGCTCTACCCGTTGCAGGCACcttacaggtacggtaccgtacaggtcaaccaactgctatttcgaaccaaaaaatagtagacagaAGAATTCACCTTCgatacgatgttgcatttttattaaacagaatctaCTAGTGAATTATTTTTGGAGACTAACTATGTGTAAACGCTGCGCATATGGTATTTGTCGGTCTGACAAcctgtaccggtacggtatccCTGCCGTTCAAATGGAGTAAGATTTGTGCTATTTCCGAAGCCACATATTGACCACTAAAAAGCAATGAGGTGGATGAAGGAATGCAACAGGCCTCACAGTCAATTCAATCTAGGAAAAATCACCAGGAATACATACGTGTGTACCAAGGTAGGCCAACATTAATGTTGTTTTCGATAcctatgatatattcaatatgttaattcttatatgaaataaattttcatacaagcaatgcgttccatcatgcattttcatggaggcaatgaaccaactgatgaataccctgACCCTATAACGATTCTTATCGCCCAACAAAAAGGCACCATCAAATTGTGAGGTAAGGATCacttataccataatttaactttggatcataatttaacaggatctatcaccagatacttcatttgatacagcGATGTGCGAATCTGACGAAAGTGAGAAAGGATTGTCAGGGGTCCAACCAGATCTGCCcccagactctttagttgaaattACCTCAATTACCACTGAAGAAAATGACAGCGCtttgtcagacagcagaaaattgtaagcaagcatcatcatcattttattttggttctctggcataaaacaacacaaaaagtcaacatgcaaacaaaatgcagaaaaaacTGGTAGTCGAGCATAACCtaaaatagattttaaaaaGTACACGGCTACCTaccagaaaaagaaataataataataaaagggcacggaagaattaacaagattcagaatcgggcaacacttttaacataattcaaaatgagaaaacacataCTTCTTCCGTCATTGGTGTCATATTTGCTAactgtaaaaatgatgaatgaagaaggaaaattaatattgaagacttGTGACTTCATGCAGAATCTTCTACAATCCATTGGTAATAAAATGATGTTACTTTATGGGAGGATGCTTTGCATGTATGCCATGTCCAGTGTGACCCTGGTGAttgcaatataattttttgtgcggactgcaaagtcacaccaagctgctcctgataccagaagttaggataggataggatttacatatttatcccgggggagaggaaagccgataagacggcttatccatatggcttaccacggcctctcgtccggttaccattccaagtcgggtatgggattagttttactgtattgtttgttttcggaagcatagacttggtggtggaggaagccgtaaccgaccagcggttacgtgaaccacccaacgacggcgaggagtccagcaatcctctcgcacataaccatccctgcatgggattcgaacctgcgaacccacgcagagtagttagaggtgcggtggcgagcgtattcctaacgcttagcccgttgagccacaccgccgcgccgcaagttggccctgcact encodes:
- the LOC120336543 gene encoding uncharacterized protein LOC120336543, giving the protein MTTEKLEVARAMACSEKKVSSWMEKYTAMLEENNITNGSSIYNCDETGFSFQTKAGKKVVAGRGMKTCYNITSSNKTQITVLICISASGNILPPYILFPGKRMNPSHALDFPDGSRCHVTDKGWMTKDSFYDWMEQLFIPNLPNKSTRGAVVLLLDGHTSHKDFRTSTLARENNIILYCLPAHTTHILQPLDKGFYGPFKGNWSRCCDSFFGKEQCVVDKYTFGRVFTQAYLRTSCLDVIVNSFKSCGVWPPNIGAVDLEKALPSTIFVDDEPSMSKSPKPPAHANSQQQIWEANGSAITDVEPVFDNLDMAPMSLADPKFIEGGNIEFPTKSMLASNELDHDVSYLDLLLFDDEQPEDALITLNMSDILDDQPSTSRSPDPGCNTSDVVELNLNDQITSALASPASKMYESLSPIDSKCRRALEALERGMNRDEKTLFEKKLECGDIEGSGVYIAWRHLKLETLKELENRKREIRSFCVNTDSTNLARKELFKIPEKKRPVKNYKNMPLYNLSSDRAVTELKDSIEKKRLAEEQKRKRADRKEISKIQRLEKQKNMSLEKVKPLKRRRNLSIKQKEKKKEDCNVCKVQFNGGPDEPRWIACDQCDKWFHLHCTELNPHLSASAVEGLRWFCCKCISAI